In Ascaphus truei isolate aAscTru1 chromosome 5, aAscTru1.hap1, whole genome shotgun sequence, one genomic interval encodes:
- the RNF145 gene encoding RING finger protein 145, which yields MGAKEKLEAMLNVALRVPSIMLLDVLYRWDVTSFFQQIQRSNLNNNPLFQYKYLVLNMHYIGYILSVVLLTLPRQHLAQLYLYVVTALLLYTGHQISRDYVRSELESGYEGPMYLEPLSLNRFIAALLGQLVVCTLCSCVMKTKQIWLFSAHMLPLLARLCLVPMETIVFINKFAMIFTGLEVLYFLASNLLVPFNLAKSAYRELVQVVEVYGLLALGMSLWNQLVVPVLFMVFWLVLFALQIYTYFSTRDQPTSRERLLFLFLTSIAECCSTPYSLLGLVFTVSFVALGVLTLCKFYLQGYRAFINDQAMNRGMTEGVTLLILAVQTGLIELQVVHRAFLLSIILFIVVASILQSMLEIADPIVLALGASRDKSLWKHFRAVSLCLFLLVFPSYMAYMICQFFHMDFWLLIIISSSILTSLQVLGTLFIYVLFMIEEFHKEPVENMDEVIYYVNGTYRLLEFLVALCVVAYGVSETVFGEWTVMGSMIIFIHSYYNVWLRAQFGWKSFLLRRDAVNKIKSLPTATKEQLEQHNDICSICYQDMNSAVITPCSHFFHAGCLKKWLYVQETCPLCHCQLKSLSQQAGLSINPAVEQNIPNPQPVEVSREETMARLPENLAHNPAAALKPELKTETQPAESMEKNEEVHVNKDSEGLKSNELFRGVTTREEEQPEDLSEKLIPQASEVCAGM from the exons GTTACATCCTGAGTGTTGTACTTCTGACTTTACCTCGGCAACATCTGGCCCAGCTGTACCTATATGTTGTTACTGCTCTGTTGCTGTATACAGGGCATCAGATTTCCAG GGATTATGTCCGGAGCGAATTGGAGTCTGGCTATGAAGGGCCGATGTACCTGGAGCCATTGTCTTTGAATCGGTTTATCGCTGCACTACTAG GCCAGCTGGTGGTATGTAcgctctgctcctgtgtgatgAAGACGAAGCAGATCTGGCTGTTCTCCGCTCACATGCTCCCCCTGCTGGCCCGTCTTTGCCTTGTCCCAATGGAGACCATTGTTTTCATTAACAAGTTCGCCATGATTTTCACTGGGCTTGAAGTATTGTACTTCTTGGCATCGAACCTCCTTGTGCCATTTAATCTTGCAAAGTCGGCATACAGGGAGCTTGTTCAG GTGGTGGAGGTATATGGCCTTCTTGCGCTTGGGATGTCTCTCTGGAACCAGCTGGTGGTCCCAGTTCTGTTCATGGTGTTTTGGCTGGTCCTTTTCGCTCTTCAGATCTACACATATTTCAGCACGCGTGATCAGCCGACCTCTCGCGAGCGTCTCCTTTTCCTCTTTCTTACAAG caTTGCCGAATGCTGTAGCACCCCATACTCCCTCCTGGGCTTAGTCTTCACTGTTTCCTTTGTGGCTCTCGGTGTGCTAACGCTCTGCAAGTTCTACCTTCAGGGATACCGAGCTTTCATTAATGACCAGGCTATGAATAG GGGTATGACAGAAGGTGTGACTCTGCTGATCCTGGCTGTGCAGACAGGGCTGATTGAGCTTCAAGTGGTCCACAGAGCCTTCCTCCTCAGCATCATTCTGTTCATTGTTGTGGCCTCCATCCTGCAGTCTATGCTGGAGATTGCAGACCCCATCGTCCTAGCTCTTGGCGCTTCACGTGACAA GAGTCTCTGGAAACATTTCCGTGCTGTCAGTCTGTGCTTGTTCTTACTGGTTTTCCCCTCTTACATGGCCTATATGATCTGCCAGTTCTTCCACATGGACTTTTGGTTACTAATCATCATATCCAGCAGCATTCTCACCTCCCTGCAG GTTCTTGGGACCCTTTTCATCTACGTCTTATTTATGATTGAGGAATTTCATAAGGAGCCAGTAGAAAACATGGATGAGGTTATTTATTACGTTAACGGCACGTACCGACTGCTTGAGTTCCTGGTGGCGTTGTGTGTTGTGGCATACGGGGTATCAGAGACGGTCTTCGGCGAGTGGACGGTGATGGGCTCCATGATTATCTTCATCCATTCATACTATAACGTCTGGTTGCGAGCCCAGTTTGGCTGGAAAAGTTTCCTCCTGCGCAGGGACGCAGTGAACAAGATCAAATCGTTACCGACCGCTACCAAAGAGCAACTAGAGCAGCACAATGACATCTGCTCCATCTGCTACCAG GACATGAATTCAGCTGTCATCACTCCGTGCAGCCATTTCTTCCACGCTGGATGCCTTAAGAAGTGGCTATATGTACAGGAGACCTGCCCTCTATGCCACTGCCAGTTGAAGTCCCTGTCTCAACAGGCTGGCTTGTCCATTAACCCAGCAGTAGAGCAGAATATACCCAACCCGCAACCAGTGGAGGTTTCCAGGGAAGAGACCATGGCTCGTCTCCCAGAGAATCTGGCCCATAATCCTGCAGCTGCACTGAAGCCAGAGCTCAAAACTGAAACTCAACCTGCCGAATCAATGGAGAAGAACGAAGAGGTGCATGTGAATAAAGATTCTGAAGGATTGAAAAGCAATGAGTTGTTTAGGGGGGTAACCACTCGAGAAGAAGAGCAGCCTGAGGACCTAAGTGAGAAGCTTATTCCCCAAGCAAGTGAGGTTTGTGCAGGAATGTGA